In a genomic window of Kogia breviceps isolate mKogBre1 unplaced genomic scaffold, mKogBre1 haplotype 1 scaffold_500, whole genome shotgun sequence:
- the LOC131749775 gene encoding ankyrin repeat and SOCS box protein 18-like: MKRQPEPVRGKLQIFQKMGKESQARAGWPVLEYHAALVTGDLDRLKLLMDQFFQDANVVFEIKTDEMEWQVKSPATFGTSGLWTLEYKRELTTPLCIAAARGHTACVRHLLGRGADPDASPGGRGALHEACLEDHTACAQLLLQHRADPDLLSADGLAPLHLCRTAASLGPSASAPPAAWPRPDPDPDPGALGHGRQSPSEATGPPAPASAPARAPRRFN; this comes from the exons ATGAAGAGACAGCCAGAGCCAGTTAGAGGGAAACTTCAGATCTTTCAGAAGATGGGGAAAGAGTCTCAAGCAAGAGCTGGGTGGCCGGTGCTCGAGTACCATGCTGCCTTGGTCACAGGAGACCTGGACCGTCTTAAGCTCCTCATGGACCAGTTCTTCCAGGATGCCAACGTGGTGTTTGAGATCAAGACGGATGAGATGGAGTGGCAAGTGAAATCTCCGGCCACGTTTGGAACGTCAG gcctcTGGACCTTGGAGTACAAGCGCGAGCTCACCACGCCCCTGTGCATCGCCGCGGCCCGGGGCCACACGGCCTGCGTGCGCCACCTGCTCGGCCGCGGCGCGGACCCCGACGCCAGCCCCGGCGGCCGCGGCGCCCTGCACGAGGCCTGCCTGGAGGACCACACGGCCTGCGCCCAGCTGCTGCTGCAGCACCGCGCCGACCCCGACCTGCTCAGCGCCGACGGCCTGGCACCCCTGCACCTCTGCCGCACGGCCGCCTCGCTGGG aCCCTCGGCCTCGGCCCCGCCCGCCGCCTGGCCCCGCCCGGACCCGGACCCAGACCCGGGAGCTCTCGGGCACGGCCGCCAGAGCCCCTCGGAGGCCACCGggccccccgccccggcctcgGCCCCAGCCCGGGCCCCGCGCCGGTTTAATTAG